From the Pirellulales bacterium genome, the window AAGCTGCGGCAGCAGCAGGCTCAGCAGTTGATGATCCTGCTCGAAGCGTTGATGAAATGATGACTAGGCCTCATTAGGGCCGCCGCTCTGAGTGGCTACGCGTGGAAGAAGTACAGGACCAGATCCCACAACTGGAGCACCATCAACTCGACGCCATTCATGGCGCCAGCGAGTTTCGAAGATTCAAATACATGCCCTGCTATATATTGTTCCACTGAAACAGCCAGATGATCGACGCACTGAGAAGGTTTCTCCTATTCGTCGCCGTTTTTGCCGCGTTTTCGCCTTCGTTCGCCGATGAACCGTCGGTGAATTCCGCTGCGCACCGTTGCGACTTCGAGGCCCCGTTCGACGGTTCGCTTTTAACCGTTCCAATCACCTTCGGCAACGAAATCTACACCTTCGCGATTGACACCGGCTCTCCAGAGACGGTGTGCGATATCGCTATGCGGTTCGTTCTCGGTGGGCGACAGTCGGCGCTGATGTCGCTGCGGAAGCCATATCTGATCGAGTTCTTTCGAACGCCCGTCGCACATGTGGGCAAGCTGAACGTCACTTCCCGATCGGGCGGTTTCGTATGCATGGACATGAGGACGCTCCGCGAGCAAAACCATGGACGTATTTGTGGCCTGCTGGGAATGTCGTTCTTGAAGGACCACGTGATCCGGCTCGACCCGGAAAAACACCGTCTATCCTTCTTGCACTCCGCGGGGCCGCATCCGGGCACGGCCATTGCGATCAAAGACGTCGATGGCTGGCCCACCGTCAATGCGGAGATTCCAGGACTCGGTCCGGTCGATTTCATCATCGACACCGGATGCATCGGAAGCGGCAGCGGCACTCTTTCGCGCGACAGTTTCAAATCGCTACGACAATTAGGGCTCATGCAGGAAGTCGGACGGGGCGTCAGCAGCGGCGTCGCTGGTGTGTCTGAGTTTCAACTCGGTGCCTTAGATTCGCTCAGCCTCGGGCCGTTCAAGCATTCGGACGTCATTCTCGC encodes:
- a CDS encoding aspartyl protease family protein, with the translated sequence MIDALRRFLLFVAVFAAFSPSFADEPSVNSAAHRCDFEAPFDGSLLTVPITFGNEIYTFAIDTGSPETVCDIAMRFVLGGRQSALMSLRKPYLIEFFRTPVAHVGKLNVTSRSGGFVCMDMRTLREQNHGRICGLLGMSFLKDHVIRLDPEKHRLSFLHSAGPHPGTAIAIKDVDGWPTVNAEIPGLGPVDFIIDTGCIGSGSGTLSRDSFKSLRQLGLMQEVGRGVSSGVAGVSEFQLGALDSLSLGPFKHSDVILATEDDERPNVLGLNFWSRYVVTFDFPGRTMFLIPAKSREKFLDMDVSGLSLSLEAGHVVVKDVEAGGPAALGGVRIGDAILSVGSCDATKAPFAAVTRAFCVSGRRLQVSISRGKQRLSLLLEMDPEKLPCGN